The Funiculus sociatus GB2-C1 genomic interval CAAATTGTCTGCCACAATCTCGACATTTAAAATTTTGTTTACCAGTGTGAGTATGACCATTTTTTACAACGTATTGAGAGTCGCACTTGGGGCATTGCATAAGCTAAAAATTACGGTAGGTTGAATAATTAAAATTATAGTTCATTAGCATTACTATGCAGGACTACCCCTTAGTCGGTATTGCCTGGATTTACATTGTGCAATTCAAGCTTTATAGAACTGTAAACGAACTTTATCGCCAAGCTGGAATGAAAGAACCGCTTGTAGTTTGGTGGATTTTTATACCAGGTTTTAATTTAATTGTCGGCTTGAGACAAATTCATTTCTTAAGCGAGTATTGGGCAATAAAACAGGGGATAGATGTTAAAGATCCGCTTGCTGACAATATTCCACTTCTTTC includes:
- a CDS encoding IS1 family transposase, whose amino-acid sequence is MQCPKCDSQYVVKNGHTHTGKQNFKCRDCGRQF